In one Spirosoma rigui genomic region, the following are encoded:
- a CDS encoding capsule assembly Wzi family protein, with protein sequence MPDTLGLPRALPSRVNQTTADSSDKRSLQGWLELGGFASSSTSTPFWLQANQFGTIPETAPAGLMRLGVGLGYHPASAARRRKTDWGYGLELVGQTGQVNRLLIPEAYIKARLGVFEAFAGRRKQIVGLVESSLSSGSFIWSGNALPLPRVQIGIPTYTALRFTRNWIAIKGFFAHGWFGNLPYVSGSFLHQKAIFFRLGKEESRIRLYASFNHQAQWGGYAPFLESDPNSSFGGQFPTSLEAYAHVVIPMKSDALKNLSKFTTYDQNRVGDHRGAAEAAIEYQTKTWALLFYQQHFYDLGRKLYNGRNIEDGLYGLRFERKHQPTGIQEVIVELFNSGGQGYIQFGRTLGGEPENYFINGQYPDGWSYQGRTIGTPFITQASVSNAALPRIPFHGYTAANELITGDYAINNNRVWALYTGIRGQAGPRWGYQLKGSFSQNYGTFLAPFPGGTNQYSALASLSRRLMFLQGSTLLLSVGYDEGKLLASSRQYGGYLGLRKTWAGR encoded by the coding sequence ATGCCAGATACACTCGGACTACCGCGCGCCCTGCCGTCTCGGGTCAATCAGACCACTGCCGATTCATCGGACAAGCGATCGTTGCAGGGTTGGCTTGAGTTGGGTGGATTTGCTTCATCCAGCACGTCGACACCATTCTGGCTGCAAGCTAATCAGTTTGGCACCATCCCCGAAACAGCGCCCGCTGGTTTAATGCGCTTGGGAGTCGGGCTTGGTTATCATCCTGCCTCTGCTGCCAGACGCCGAAAAACCGACTGGGGCTACGGCCTCGAACTCGTCGGTCAAACGGGGCAGGTGAATCGACTACTCATTCCGGAGGCTTACATCAAAGCCCGGCTGGGTGTGTTTGAAGCGTTCGCCGGTCGCCGTAAACAAATCGTTGGCCTGGTAGAAAGTAGCCTTTCGTCCGGTTCGTTTATCTGGTCGGGCAATGCCTTGCCTTTACCACGGGTGCAGATCGGAATTCCAACGTATACAGCGCTCCGGTTTACCCGCAACTGGATAGCGATAAAGGGTTTCTTTGCACACGGCTGGTTTGGGAATCTACCTTACGTGAGTGGTTCTTTTCTCCACCAGAAAGCCATCTTTTTTCGGTTGGGCAAAGAGGAGTCGCGTATCCGACTTTATGCATCCTTTAATCACCAGGCGCAATGGGGTGGCTACGCCCCTTTTCTGGAGAGCGACCCCAACAGTTCATTTGGTGGTCAGTTTCCGACCAGTCTGGAAGCCTACGCACACGTAGTGATCCCCATGAAATCGGATGCGTTAAAGAACCTGTCGAAATTTACGACCTACGACCAGAACCGGGTCGGTGACCACCGGGGTGCTGCCGAAGCTGCTATAGAGTATCAAACAAAAACGTGGGCGCTCCTATTTTATCAGCAGCACTTTTACGATTTGGGGCGTAAGCTGTACAATGGACGCAACATTGAAGACGGGCTATACGGTCTGCGCTTTGAGCGAAAGCATCAACCGACGGGTATTCAGGAGGTTATTGTTGAGTTGTTCAACTCCGGCGGGCAGGGATACATTCAGTTTGGCCGCACACTGGGGGGCGAACCCGAAAACTACTTTATAAATGGGCAGTATCCCGACGGATGGTCCTACCAGGGGCGTACGATCGGAACACCGTTTATCACCCAGGCCAGCGTTAGTAATGCCGCTTTACCCCGTATCCCTTTCCATGGGTACACGGCTGCCAATGAGCTGATCACGGGCGACTACGCCATTAACAACAATCGGGTTTGGGCCCTGTATACAGGAATACGAGGGCAGGCGGGTCCCCGATGGGGCTATCAGTTGAAAGGGTCGTTTAGTCAGAATTACGGCACTTTTCTGGCACCTTTTCCGGGTGGTACAAATCAATATTCAGCCCTTGCCTCGCTATCGAGACGCCTGATGTTCCTTCAGGGCTCCACGTTGTTGTTGTCAGTTGGCTATGATGAAGGAAAGTTACTGGCCAGTTCGCGGCAGTATGGCGGATACCTGGGTCTTCGCAAGACATGGGCCGGTCGCTAA
- the queG gene encoding tRNA epoxyqueuosine(34) reductase QueG: MNLSKTRHTQLIKAKARELGFDFCGVAKADFLEEEAPRLETWLKNGMHGQMNYMANHFDKRLDPRLLVDDAKSVVTMLLNYYPAQRLPEGESDYKLSKYAYGEDYHFVIKDKLRELMTYVRAEIGEVGGRAFVDSAPVMDKAWAKRAGLGWVGKHTNLINREIGSFFFIAELILDLDLEPDGPITDYCGTCTRCIDACPTDAIVDPYVVDGSKCISYFTIELKESIPEEVRGQFDNWVFGCDICQDVCPWNRFAKPHKTPAFTPHPDLETLNQRDWEEITADIFQTIFRRSAVKRTKLAGLKRNVSFCKPNRP, from the coding sequence ATGAATTTATCTAAGACCCGTCATACTCAACTTATTAAAGCCAAAGCCCGGGAATTGGGTTTTGATTTCTGCGGAGTGGCTAAAGCCGATTTTCTGGAAGAGGAAGCCCCCCGGCTCGAAACATGGCTCAAGAACGGCATGCACGGGCAGATGAATTACATGGCCAATCATTTCGACAAGCGACTCGATCCTCGCTTACTCGTTGACGATGCCAAGTCGGTGGTGACCATGCTGCTCAATTATTATCCCGCACAACGCCTTCCCGAAGGTGAGTCTGACTACAAGCTGTCAAAATACGCCTATGGTGAGGATTACCACTTCGTCATTAAAGACAAGCTGCGCGAGTTGATGACCTATGTACGGGCCGAAATCGGGGAGGTCGGTGGCCGGGCTTTTGTGGATTCGGCCCCGGTCATGGACAAAGCCTGGGCAAAACGGGCCGGGTTGGGCTGGGTGGGCAAGCATACGAATCTGATCAATCGTGAGATTGGATCGTTCTTCTTCATTGCCGAGCTGATCCTGGATCTCGACCTCGAACCCGACGGTCCCATTACCGACTACTGCGGTACTTGCACTCGCTGCATCGATGCCTGTCCAACCGACGCTATCGTTGACCCTTACGTTGTAGATGGCAGTAAATGCATCTCCTACTTTACCATCGAACTGAAGGAATCTATTCCGGAAGAAGTCAGGGGACAATTCGACAACTGGGTATTCGGCTGCGACATCTGCCAAGACGTGTGTCCCTGGAACCGATTTGCCAAGCCTCACAAAACCCCCGCTTTTACACCCCATCCAGACCTAGAAACCCTGAACCAGCGCGACTGGGAAGAGATTACAGCGGATATTTTCCAGACAATTTTTCGTCGATCGGCTGTCAAACGGACAAAATTGGCCGGTTTAAAACGAAATGTGTCTTTTTGTAAGCCAAATCGTCCCTAG
- a CDS encoding TetR/AcrR family transcriptional regulator, whose protein sequence is MTRDRTQTEQRLIDAVGQEITENGFDKLGINRISNRAGVNKVLIYRYFGDLNGLIKEYYKRTHPIIPLPDIDLQELKDAPLDEYFDRMYDQFTREFRRLRANTDAKEFIKSALTSPNWNQNPAAGNTEVKLQEKIDTLSEIVQEKNGRPMAAIMISAMTVLTLMSHQKRTLFGIDLASEEGWQQIEDALSTLNYGIYLATSERLSGTGKKAA, encoded by the coding sequence ATGACACGAGACCGTACACAGACTGAGCAGCGACTTATCGATGCCGTAGGTCAGGAAATTACAGAAAATGGATTTGATAAATTAGGTATAAATCGAATTTCGAATCGGGCAGGCGTTAATAAAGTACTGATTTACCGGTACTTTGGTGATCTCAACGGGCTTATCAAGGAATACTACAAACGTACGCATCCGATTATTCCGCTGCCGGATATTGATCTGCAGGAACTGAAGGATGCACCACTGGATGAATATTTCGATCGGATGTATGATCAGTTCACCCGCGAGTTCCGGCGGCTTCGTGCCAACACCGACGCCAAAGAGTTTATCAAGTCGGCATTGACAAGCCCCAATTGGAATCAGAATCCTGCTGCGGGCAACACCGAAGTAAAGCTCCAGGAAAAAATAGACACACTGTCCGAAATCGTTCAGGAAAAAAACGGTCGGCCAATGGCGGCTATTATGATTAGTGCTATGACCGTATTGACCCTCATGAGCCACCAGAAACGAACGCTATTTGGTATCGATCTGGCTTCGGAAGAGGGCTGGCAACAAATAGAAGACGCATTGAGCACGCTAAATTATGGCATTTACCTGGCCACCAGTGAACGCTTAAGCGGTACGGGCAAAAAAGCGGCTTAA
- a CDS encoding nucleotide exchange factor GrpE — protein MENKDTMDEKQSTDTQQPDNLTAETASAEHTELTTEEAVTVNGGEPTDAAAESAPQESAAEKASREVAELKDKYLRLYADFENFRRRTAKEKLDLISNANEGVLQALIPVVDDFERAMQSIENTNDVTALKEGVSLIYTKLFKTLEGKGLKPMVAKGEPFNADLHESVTQFPAPSDDLKGKVIDEIEKGYYLNDKVIRFAKVIVGS, from the coding sequence ATGGAAAATAAAGACACAATGGACGAAAAACAGTCCACTGATACCCAACAGCCTGACAACCTGACCGCTGAAACGGCATCGGCCGAACATACTGAATTGACAACCGAGGAAGCTGTGACCGTTAACGGTGGCGAACCAACCGATGCAGCCGCTGAATCAGCTCCTCAGGAATCTGCAGCCGAAAAAGCCAGCCGGGAAGTCGCGGAACTCAAAGACAAATACTTGCGTCTCTATGCTGACTTCGAAAATTTCCGCCGGCGTACCGCCAAGGAAAAGCTCGACCTTATCAGCAACGCGAACGAAGGGGTGCTGCAGGCACTTATTCCCGTCGTGGACGACTTTGAGCGGGCTATGCAGTCGATCGAGAACACCAATGATGTGACGGCCCTTAAAGAAGGTGTCTCGCTCATCTACACCAAACTGTTCAAGACGCTGGAAGGCAAAGGGCTAAAGCCCATGGTGGCCAAAGGAGAGCCTTTCAACGCCGATCTGCACGAGTCGGTGACCCAGTTTCCGGCCCCGAGCGACGACCTCAAGGGCAAAGTCATTGACGAAATAGAAAAAGGATATTACCTGAATGACAAGGTCATTCGGTTCGCAAAAGTGATTGTAGGAAGCTAA
- a CDS encoding glycosyltransferase family 117 protein yields MPSFKRLNILTGWFVFAVALFTYAMTVERTASFWDCGEFIACSFKLQVPHPPGAPFFLLLGRIFSMLSFGNLTNVAYWVNMGSVLASAFTIAFLFWTITMLAQKLLGRPESEFSTADTLLVIGTGAVGALAYTFSDTFWFSAVEAEVYGMSSFFTAIVVWAAFKWERIEDEAAANRWLIFIAYLTGLSIGVHLLNLVTLPALALIYYFKKYPKPTFWGGAAAFGIGMVILGIINSGIIPGLPGMAFVVERFFVNTLGLPFNSGMTFFVVVFLGAVIYGIIWSARQKRVILNTSMLALAFVLIGYASYMQVLVRADFNPPINENNPDDALNFLSYLRREQYGSRSLLYGPVFTARPIDQKQGAPMWKKEGNKYVVFDHQPEYIYAPGDEMLFPRVYSSQQNHPQLYRQMLGLAEGQKPTMGDNLKFLFSHQLGHMWWRYLMWNFTGRESDEEGAGYLLPWSSDEGIPDLLKANKARDNFYMLPFLLGLFGIAFQYFRRRRDFLIVGLLFLFTGIALQIFLNSPPSEPRERDYIYVGSFYFFAIWLGLGVMSIAEGLRTYLKADTMRNGLVVGLCLLVPVMMGSKSWDNHNRDKRYQSVDFAKNLLNSCAPNAILFTGGDNDTFPLWYVQEVEGFRRDVRVCNLSLLGTEWYIQQMKRKTYESDALPISLEFNQFNKGKNDIVPFYEVPGVKNGIDLKQYINLIKTSSPAIQVPLTNGDMTSVLPSSVLFLPIDKAAVEKANFVPAALKPLMKDTLQWTIGKKDLYKPDLIMLDMIATNNWQRPIYFSSTLASDNYLSLKNYMQLEGYAYRLMPVAVPGATDGYVNSDIMYTNMTKKTFWREFNNPDVYYDETYKGPPVISARIAFFRLADQFIREEKPAKAKEVLDYSLRVIPDKSIPYDQISSNYVRFYFTVGDTKKALEIANTMATRADQNLTYAKSGNGRFGSPDADLYVLQTIVEACKEAKQTAAANKYEAIFQKHINAFG; encoded by the coding sequence TTCTTTTTGTTGCTGGGCCGCATTTTCTCTATGCTCTCGTTCGGTAACCTGACCAACGTAGCGTATTGGGTCAATATGGGATCGGTGCTGGCCAGTGCCTTCACCATCGCGTTCCTGTTCTGGACCATCACGATGCTGGCGCAAAAGCTGCTGGGACGGCCCGAGAGTGAATTCTCAACGGCCGATACGCTGCTCGTCATTGGTACGGGTGCGGTGGGCGCTTTGGCTTACACCTTCTCGGATACGTTCTGGTTTTCCGCCGTTGAAGCCGAAGTATACGGTATGTCGTCGTTCTTTACGGCTATCGTTGTATGGGCGGCCTTCAAATGGGAGCGCATTGAAGACGAAGCCGCGGCTAACCGCTGGCTTATTTTCATCGCCTACCTCACGGGTTTGTCCATCGGTGTTCACTTGCTGAACCTCGTGACACTGCCTGCGCTGGCCCTGATTTATTACTTCAAAAAATACCCCAAGCCTACCTTCTGGGGTGGCGCAGCGGCTTTCGGCATCGGTATGGTTATCCTGGGTATCATCAACTCGGGTATCATTCCGGGTTTGCCCGGTATGGCTTTCGTTGTTGAGCGCTTCTTCGTTAACACCCTCGGCCTGCCGTTTAACTCCGGCATGACGTTCTTTGTCGTCGTGTTCCTGGGCGCCGTCATCTACGGTATCATCTGGTCGGCGCGGCAGAAGCGGGTAATTCTGAATACATCCATGCTGGCACTGGCATTCGTACTCATCGGGTACGCATCCTATATGCAGGTACTGGTCCGGGCGGACTTCAATCCCCCGATCAACGAGAATAACCCGGACGACGCGCTTAACTTCCTGTCGTATCTGCGTCGGGAGCAATACGGCAGCCGGTCGCTGCTGTATGGCCCCGTCTTTACGGCCCGCCCCATCGATCAGAAACAGGGTGCACCGATGTGGAAAAAAGAAGGCAACAAATACGTAGTCTTCGATCACCAGCCGGAATACATCTACGCCCCCGGCGACGAGATGCTGTTTCCCCGTGTGTATAGCAGCCAGCAGAATCACCCGCAACTGTACCGCCAGATGCTGGGCCTGGCCGAAGGGCAGAAACCCACCATGGGCGACAACCTGAAGTTTCTCTTCAGCCACCAGTTGGGACACATGTGGTGGCGCTACTTGATGTGGAACTTCACCGGCCGCGAAAGTGACGAGGAAGGCGCGGGCTACCTCCTGCCCTGGTCGTCAGACGAAGGCATACCCGATCTGTTGAAGGCCAATAAAGCCCGCGACAACTTTTATATGTTGCCGTTCCTGCTGGGTCTATTCGGTATTGCGTTCCAGTATTTCCGCCGTCGGCGCGACTTCCTGATCGTTGGATTACTCTTCCTGTTTACCGGTATTGCGCTCCAGATCTTCCTGAACTCGCCCCCGTCCGAACCCCGTGAGCGGGATTATATCTACGTCGGCTCGTTCTATTTCTTCGCCATCTGGCTGGGCCTGGGCGTGATGTCCATTGCCGAAGGGCTGCGAACGTATCTGAAAGCAGATACCATGCGCAACGGCCTGGTCGTTGGCCTGTGCCTGCTCGTACCAGTCATGATGGGATCTAAAAGCTGGGATAACCACAACCGTGACAAGCGGTACCAGTCAGTCGACTTTGCCAAGAACCTGCTGAATTCCTGCGCGCCCAACGCCATTCTGTTCACCGGTGGCGACAACGATACCTTCCCCCTCTGGTATGTGCAAGAAGTAGAGGGCTTCCGGCGTGATGTGCGGGTGTGTAACCTGAGTCTGCTCGGCACAGAGTGGTACATTCAGCAGATGAAGCGGAAGACCTACGAGTCGGATGCGCTGCCGATCTCGCTGGAATTCAATCAGTTCAACAAGGGCAAGAACGACATTGTACCGTTCTACGAAGTGCCGGGCGTGAAGAACGGCATTGACCTGAAGCAGTACATCAACCTGATCAAAACGAGCAGTCCTGCCATCCAGGTGCCGCTCACGAACGGCGACATGACGAGCGTACTACCTTCATCGGTGCTGTTCCTGCCCATCGACAAAGCAGCCGTGGAGAAAGCTAATTTCGTGCCCGCTGCGCTCAAACCCCTGATGAAAGATACGCTGCAGTGGACCATCGGCAAGAAGGACCTCTATAAGCCTGACCTCATCATGCTCGATATGATCGCGACCAATAACTGGCAGCGGCCTATCTATTTCTCCAGCACGCTGGCCAGCGACAACTACCTGAGCCTGAAAAACTACATGCAGCTCGAAGGCTACGCATATCGCCTGATGCCGGTAGCAGTTCCGGGCGCCACGGATGGCTACGTGAATTCGGATATCATGTATACCAACATGACCAAGAAGACCTTCTGGCGCGAGTTCAACAACCCGGATGTGTACTATGACGAAACGTACAAAGGACCACCGGTGATCTCGGCCCGTATTGCGTTCTTCCGCCTAGCCGATCAGTTTATCCGCGAGGAAAAACCAGCCAAAGCGAAGGAAGTCCTGGATTACTCGCTGCGCGTCATACCCGACAAGAGCATCCCCTACGACCAGATTTCGTCGAACTACGTGCGGTTCTATTTCACGGTGGGCGACACGAAGAAAGCGCTCGAAATTGCCAACACTATGGCTACCCGCGCCGACCAGAATCTGACCTATGCCAAATCGGGCAACGGCCGGTTCGGCAGCCCCGACGCTGATTTGTACGTGCTGCAAACCATCGTTGAGGCCTGCAAAGAGGCCAAGCAAACGGCAGCGGCCAACAAGTATGAAGCCATCTTCCAGAAGCACATAAACGCCTTCGGTTGA
- a CDS encoding LytTR family DNA-binding domain-containing protein, whose product MKTNANVYVVKRSHAFKGQQLRLPGHRQQQDLKSIKLLAGDGNYTKVFLLDATHPLMVSHSLKFFADQLPGFIRVSRGTLLNPNVIRKVILVHSKLMKLELTTGEFITASRRRISTVLEQLSLPPLKATEESPLGNGINEYSVNGLLDRRA is encoded by the coding sequence ATGAAAACGAACGCTAATGTCTATGTGGTCAAACGCTCACACGCCTTCAAAGGGCAGCAGCTTCGGCTACCTGGTCACCGTCAGCAACAGGATCTCAAATCGATTAAATTGCTGGCTGGTGATGGCAACTATACGAAAGTATTTCTGCTGGATGCAACCCACCCCCTGATGGTGAGTCATTCGCTGAAATTTTTTGCAGATCAATTACCCGGTTTTATCCGCGTTAGCAGAGGCACGCTACTCAATCCAAATGTCATCAGGAAAGTAATACTTGTGCACTCCAAGTTGATGAAGCTGGAACTGACAACAGGTGAATTTATCACGGCATCCCGCCGACGCATTTCAACGGTACTGGAGCAGCTTTCGTTGCCACCCTTGAAAGCTACCGAAGAGTCACCTTTAGGAAATGGCATAAATGAGTATTCAGTCAACGGGTTGCTGGATAGGAGGGCTTGA
- the dnaJ gene encoding molecular chaperone DnaJ, producing the protein MATKRDYYEILGVDKNVSPEDLKKAYRKMAIKFHPDKNPDDPTAEEKFKEAAEAYDVLNDPNKKARYDQFGHAGMGGAAGGGGYGPGGPSMEDIFSQFGDVFGDDSPFGSFFRGSQGGGGQRQRVRRGSDLRIKLKLNLQEIANGVEKKIKVKRHVSCTTCGGNGSKNGTAVQTCSTCNGSGQTRKVVNTMLGQMVSTSTCPTCNGEGKLVTDRCDVCFGEGRVLQEDVIPIKIPAGVSEGIQLSVGGKGNVPPRGGVAGDLLIVVEEEEDADLKRDGSNVVFDLYVNFVDAAIGTSVEVPTIDGKARITLEPGTQSGKMLRLKGKGIKELNGYGRGDQIVHVNVWTPKMLSSEERSILEKLRNSPNFQPKPNKNEKGFFDKMKDFFHG; encoded by the coding sequence ATGGCAACGAAGCGCGATTATTACGAAATATTAGGCGTCGATAAGAACGTATCGCCGGAGGATCTGAAAAAGGCCTATCGCAAAATGGCCATCAAGTTCCACCCGGATAAAAACCCCGACGATCCCACCGCCGAGGAGAAGTTTAAGGAAGCCGCTGAGGCCTATGATGTCCTGAACGACCCCAATAAAAAAGCCCGCTACGATCAATTTGGTCATGCGGGAATGGGTGGAGCCGCCGGTGGTGGTGGCTACGGCCCGGGTGGTCCTTCGATGGAAGACATCTTTAGTCAGTTTGGCGATGTCTTCGGCGATGATTCACCGTTTGGCAGCTTCTTCCGTGGTTCGCAGGGGGGCGGTGGCCAGCGGCAGCGCGTTCGTCGCGGTTCCGATCTGCGCATCAAGCTGAAGCTTAACCTTCAGGAAATTGCCAACGGCGTTGAGAAGAAAATTAAGGTAAAACGGCACGTATCGTGTACGACCTGCGGGGGTAACGGCTCCAAGAACGGAACCGCCGTACAAACCTGTTCCACCTGTAACGGTAGTGGACAAACGCGTAAGGTTGTCAACACCATGCTGGGCCAGATGGTATCGACCAGCACCTGCCCAACCTGTAACGGCGAAGGCAAACTCGTGACCGACCGCTGCGACGTTTGTTTCGGCGAAGGGCGGGTTCTGCAGGAAGACGTTATTCCCATCAAAATCCCGGCGGGTGTCTCCGAAGGCATTCAACTGTCGGTAGGTGGCAAAGGTAATGTTCCCCCACGGGGTGGTGTTGCGGGCGACCTGCTCATTGTGGTGGAGGAAGAGGAAGACGCCGACCTGAAGCGGGACGGCAGCAATGTCGTGTTTGACCTCTATGTCAACTTCGTCGATGCCGCCATTGGCACGAGTGTGGAGGTACCCACCATCGATGGTAAGGCCCGGATCACCCTCGAGCCTGGTACGCAAAGCGGTAAAATGCTGCGCCTGAAAGGAAAAGGCATCAAGGAACTGAACGGCTACGGACGGGGCGATCAGATCGTTCATGTCAACGTCTGGACGCCTAAGATGCTATCGTCGGAGGAACGCAGCATACTCGAAAAGCTGCGCAACTCGCCGAACTTCCAGCCAAAACCGAATAAGAACGAAAAAGGGTTTTTCGACAAGATGAAAGATTTTTTTCATGGTTGA
- the kynU gene encoding kynureninase, which produces MIYENNRAFAQALDQVDPLRSFRERFYIPQRDGRPLTYLCGNSLGLQPKAARAALERELTTWQNLGVEGWFEPGNHEPEAELAEQTWLSYHTTCKSALAHVAGAEPVEVCPMNALTVNIHLLLASFYRPDARKNKILTIKGDFPSDQYALETHVRHHGLNPTDVLIEIGPRPEERTGLIHTTDIQHAIAAHADELAVIWMSGLNYYTGQVYNMAAIAETARQQCIPIGFDLAHALGNVPLRLHDWGVDFATWCSYKYLNGGPGAVSGVFVHEKHHLANLPRLAGWWGYREDKRFEMTPGFLPAPGADGWQLSTPNIPALALHRASLSITAEAGMGALRTKSELLTGYLDYVLAPFDQIVVLTPSDPNQRGCQLSLLVREQGKALFTYLTEQGIIGDWREPDCIRLAPTPLYNTFEDVWRVGDALSRFFARTA; this is translated from the coding sequence ATGATTTACGAAAATAACCGTGCCTTTGCTCAGGCACTTGACCAGGTCGATCCGCTTCGGTCGTTTCGCGAACGATTCTATATTCCTCAGCGGGATGGCCGGCCGTTGACGTACCTGTGTGGTAACTCGCTCGGGCTACAACCCAAAGCAGCCCGGGCCGCTCTCGAACGGGAGCTGACAACCTGGCAAAACCTGGGGGTAGAGGGGTGGTTTGAACCGGGAAACCATGAGCCGGAAGCCGAACTGGCTGAGCAAACCTGGCTGAGCTACCACACTACGTGCAAAAGTGCCCTCGCGCATGTTGCCGGTGCTGAACCCGTTGAGGTCTGCCCGATGAACGCGCTGACCGTCAATATTCACCTGTTATTGGCTTCCTTCTACCGACCTGATGCCCGGAAAAACAAAATACTGACCATTAAAGGTGATTTCCCTTCTGACCAATACGCCCTGGAAACGCACGTCAGGCATCATGGACTGAATCCGACCGACGTACTCATCGAGATCGGTCCCCGGCCGGAGGAGAGGACGGGGTTAATTCATACGACAGACATTCAACACGCTATTGCCGCCCACGCCGACGAACTGGCTGTAATCTGGATGAGTGGCCTGAACTATTATACCGGACAAGTGTACAACATGGCTGCCATCGCCGAAACCGCCCGGCAACAGTGCATTCCCATTGGGTTCGACCTGGCCCACGCGCTTGGTAATGTACCCCTGCGGCTACACGACTGGGGTGTCGATTTCGCAACCTGGTGCTCCTACAAATACCTTAACGGTGGCCCGGGGGCTGTCTCGGGCGTTTTTGTCCATGAGAAGCACCACCTGGCCAATCTGCCCAGACTGGCGGGCTGGTGGGGCTATCGGGAGGACAAACGGTTTGAGATGACTCCGGGATTTCTGCCCGCACCGGGTGCCGATGGCTGGCAGTTGAGCACTCCCAACATTCCCGCTCTTGCCCTGCATCGGGCCTCGCTGAGCATCACCGCCGAAGCGGGCATGGGCGCGCTCCGGACAAAGAGTGAGCTATTAACGGGGTATCTGGATTACGTGCTGGCTCCGTTTGACCAGATCGTTGTTCTAACTCCCAGCGATCCAAACCAGCGCGGCTGTCAGTTGTCACTGCTGGTCCGTGAGCAGGGGAAGGCACTATTTACGTACCTGACCGAACAAGGTATCATTGGCGACTGGCGTGAACCCGATTGTATCCGACTGGCCCCCACACCACTCTATAATACTTTCGAAGACGTGTGGCGCGTGGGCGATGCGTTAAGCCGCTTTTTTGCCCGTACCGCTTAA